From the genome of Candidatus Zixiibacteriota bacterium, one region includes:
- a CDS encoding biopolymer transporter ExbD has product MAGEVVERAAKGHKKGLRRPKRRLAIRIDMTPMVDIAFLLLIFYMVTTVFSMPQAMEINLPKPEEMVDTLEIKESNLLTIRVDSLSRYWWHIGTAKESNPPKLLPSDPNKPDTVLYRLNSDSLRTLLISLNRENPKLNTLVLINRKARYEDMVNILDEIDYLERGWNAGLAQQLNKKVNELTEADGKFSYRYAIGEWVERDDRIQSFAEQAALASGDLR; this is encoded by the coding sequence ATGGCAGGCGAAGTCGTCGAAAGAGCAGCAAAGGGTCATAAGAAAGGCCTGCGCCGTCCGAAACGGAGACTGGCAATCCGTATTGATATGACGCCGATGGTCGATATCGCCTTTCTGCTGCTGATTTTCTATATGGTCACCACGGTGTTCTCGATGCCTCAGGCGATGGAGATCAACCTGCCCAAGCCGGAGGAGATGGTCGACACGCTGGAGATCAAGGAATCGAATCTTCTGACCATTCGGGTCGATTCCCTCAGCCGGTATTGGTGGCACATCGGCACCGCCAAGGAGAGCAACCCTCCAAAGCTGCTGCCGTCGGATCCAAACAAGCCGGACACGGTGCTGTACCGACTGAATTCCGACAGCCTCCGGACGCTGTTGATTAGCCTCAACCGGGAGAATCCCAAGCTGAACACGCTGGTGCTGATTAACCGAAAGGCCAGGTACGAGGATATGGTCAATATCCTTGACGAAATCGACTATCTGGAGCGGGGCTGGAACGCCGGCCTGGCCCAGCAACTGAACAAGAAGGTGAACGAGCTGACTGAGGCGGATGGTAAGTTCTCTTACCGGTACGCCATTGGTGAGTGGGTCGAACGAGATGACCGCATTCAGAGTTTTGCCGAGCAGGCGGCTCTGGCCAGCGGTGATCTCAGGTAG
- a CDS encoding TonB-dependent receptor: MRRIFIAGILLAAGATGPRAQERSGGEFNPYHLDDSIVVSANRLATPVRQIASSITVITADDIRRSQAGNVTEILRSVPGLNVVQAGGPGQQTAIFMRGTNSEHVQMLIDGVKINDPSSPSNAVNLATLALDNIDRIEILRGPQSVLYGSDAMGGVIQIFTRTGLGRPQVGLSVEGGSLNSHAERLWVHAGTERHDYSMELSRRSTDGVSATSGNGDLEDDGFDNTTVTAALAYRPSTKTQLRLVGRMADSDTDLDQSYGALDDPNYTMNSKERFLSACFGHDIQAGRWTQRFGTYLTDYERSTVDRVDGKHPGDTNDTRYDGRRTKFDWQSTVMWGESQRFSLGLETEEDRLDQALFFGSLWGDYESRIEGAAARTSAVYGQGEFNLGQRLFANAGWRYDDHDTFGTKATYRLAGAFLIDALGMKCRAAYSTGFKAPALFQIYDPTTGNRALRPERTRGGEFGLEVRLLDNRLALGATYFHTSFDNLIQFGAVTGRMANVAKARTRGVESFAEVDFGSTRIRCDYTYTNARDRQSNLALVRRPGNKAAVQVDQLLTQSLEFHAEGIYTGKREDTDYAPWPPVRVILHGYTTVNLAGQYRFKPGIGVFGRISNVFDANYEEVLYFSPVPRTISVGIDLVL, encoded by the coding sequence ATGCGGCGCATTTTCATTGCGGGCATCCTGCTGGCCGCGGGGGCGACGGGACCCCGGGCGCAGGAACGCTCGGGCGGGGAGTTCAACCCCTATCATCTTGACGATTCCATTGTGGTATCCGCCAACCGTCTGGCCACACCGGTAAGGCAGATCGCCAGTTCTATCACGGTTATTACTGCCGACGACATCCGGCGTTCCCAGGCCGGTAATGTCACCGAGATACTGCGATCTGTCCCCGGCCTGAATGTTGTGCAGGCGGGCGGCCCGGGACAGCAGACCGCGATTTTCATGCGCGGCACCAACTCGGAACACGTGCAGATGCTCATCGACGGGGTCAAGATCAACGACCCGTCGTCGCCAAGCAACGCCGTCAATCTCGCGACACTCGCTCTCGACAACATAGACCGGATCGAAATCCTGCGCGGGCCGCAGAGCGTGCTGTACGGGTCGGACGCCATGGGCGGGGTGATTCAGATCTTCACTCGCACAGGTTTGGGGCGACCGCAGGTGGGCCTGTCGGTGGAAGGTGGTTCGCTGAACAGCCATGCCGAGAGATTATGGGTGCACGCCGGAACTGAGAGACATGACTACTCAATGGAACTGTCCCGGCGTAGCACGGATGGTGTTTCCGCCACGTCGGGAAACGGCGATCTGGAAGATGACGGTTTCGACAATACCACAGTCACAGCAGCTCTGGCGTACCGTCCGTCGACAAAAACCCAATTACGGTTGGTAGGGCGTATGGCCGACAGCGACACCGACCTCGATCAGAGCTACGGCGCGCTCGACGATCCCAACTACACCATGAACTCAAAGGAACGATTCCTCTCTGCCTGTTTCGGCCACGATATCCAGGCAGGGCGCTGGACCCAGCGGTTCGGAACCTACCTGACCGATTACGAGCGGTCGACTGTCGATCGGGTCGACGGCAAACATCCGGGCGACACGAATGACACGCGTTACGACGGGCGACGCACTAAGTTCGACTGGCAATCAACAGTCATGTGGGGTGAGTCGCAGCGGTTCTCGCTGGGGCTGGAGACGGAAGAAGATCGGCTTGATCAGGCGCTCTTTTTCGGCAGCCTGTGGGGGGACTATGAAAGTCGAATCGAAGGCGCAGCCGCGCGAACATCTGCCGTTTACGGTCAGGGCGAGTTCAACCTTGGCCAGCGCTTGTTCGCTAACGCAGGTTGGCGTTACGATGACCACGACACTTTTGGAACTAAGGCAACCTATCGTCTGGCAGGAGCATTCCTAATCGATGCGCTGGGGATGAAATGTCGGGCGGCTTACAGCACCGGCTTCAAAGCGCCCGCGCTATTTCAGATTTATGACCCGACCACCGGCAACCGGGCGTTGCGTCCTGAGCGCACCCGAGGAGGCGAATTCGGCCTGGAGGTACGCCTGTTGGACAATCGACTCGCCCTCGGTGCGACCTACTTCCACACGAGCTTTGACAATCTCATTCAGTTTGGGGCCGTGACAGGACGGATGGCAAACGTGGCCAAGGCCCGCACTCGGGGTGTCGAATCCTTTGCTGAAGTTGACTTTGGTTCGACCAGGATTCGGTGTGACTACACGTATACCAATGCCCGTGATCGCCAATCAAATCTGGCGCTAGTTCGCCGACCCGGAAACAAAGCCGCCGTGCAGGTGGATCAGCTACTCACGCAGTCTCTTGAGTTCCACGCGGAGGGCATCTACACTGGTAAGCGGGAGGACACAGATTACGCGCCCTGGCCGCCCGTACGAGTCATTTTGCACGGATATACTACGGTCAACCTGGCCGGGCAGTATCGCTTCAAACCAGGGATTGGGGTTTTTGGTCGAATCAGCAATGTATTCGACGCCAATTACGAAGAGGTTTTGTACTTTAGTCCGGTTCCGCGGACCATCTCGGTTGGAATCGACCTGGTACTCTGA
- a CDS encoding oligosaccharide flippase family protein: MPDHRQLSRNIWTSWVGYALRIVISFLFVPYITATLGDARYGVWVLVFQTINYFVLLDFGLEKALLRFISKYLGTGQFGQINKVLGATFRLYLFAGSLIIVGSWLAATFLFDFFRIGDPSLLSEGKTALVIIGVYMGMRFYLLPFAGSLGGFQRFDISNLLHMLEDLLRTLIMVALLASGYGLVPLAVAILGMSTLKQIAAIIWLKRLYPQVRIFRSTSDRTTTRELLDYSRVTFGITLAWLVIFNTDAVLLGLLSSAAAAGVYAPGAQLMLYLRNAVNVIASPLTTRVSELESHGDLDGIRRIYLKGLAYTSYLSFFMTVGVVVYARPFVMLWLPPEFEASSEVMRILAIGSAFFVPQIIGNAVLFGIDRHGLILQVLVVESVTKIAFSLLLIPKYGLIGMACAAALPQLVLYLTMYPILISRALGLSVIHILMSGVRSGFLAMFATLPVAVLIRTIVPPFSWGAFIINVLTVSLAASVGGWFVLAPSDRARIKNQIRRDSHAT; the protein is encoded by the coding sequence GTGCCCGACCATCGCCAGCTCTCAAGAAATATCTGGACCTCGTGGGTGGGGTACGCGCTCCGCATTGTCATCAGCTTCCTGTTCGTTCCATATATCACAGCGACCCTCGGCGATGCCCGTTACGGCGTCTGGGTGCTGGTCTTTCAGACTATCAACTACTTCGTCCTGCTCGATTTCGGTCTTGAGAAAGCGCTGCTTCGGTTCATATCGAAATATCTCGGCACGGGCCAGTTCGGGCAAATCAACAAAGTCCTTGGTGCCACCTTCCGGCTTTATCTGTTCGCCGGTTCGCTAATCATAGTTGGCTCGTGGCTCGCGGCAACCTTTTTGTTCGACTTCTTCAGAATCGGTGATCCGTCGCTGCTGTCAGAGGGTAAGACGGCCCTGGTGATTATCGGCGTTTACATGGGGATGCGTTTCTATCTACTCCCGTTTGCAGGGTCGCTCGGCGGCTTCCAGCGCTTCGACATATCGAACCTGCTGCACATGCTCGAAGATCTGTTGCGCACGCTGATAATGGTGGCACTTCTGGCATCGGGGTACGGCCTGGTCCCTCTGGCTGTCGCCATACTTGGCATGAGCACACTCAAACAGATCGCCGCCATCATCTGGCTTAAGCGCCTCTACCCTCAAGTCAGGATTTTCCGGTCGACCTCAGACAGGACTACCACCCGCGAATTGCTGGATTACTCCAGGGTCACGTTCGGCATCACGCTCGCCTGGCTGGTGATATTCAACACTGATGCAGTCCTGCTCGGACTTCTGTCGTCCGCCGCCGCGGCCGGAGTTTATGCCCCGGGGGCGCAACTGATGCTTTATCTCCGCAACGCTGTTAACGTGATCGCTTCGCCCCTGACCACAAGAGTTTCGGAGCTCGAAAGCCACGGCGACCTGGATGGTATTCGCCGAATCTACCTCAAAGGTCTCGCGTATACATCGTATCTGTCATTCTTCATGACCGTCGGAGTGGTGGTCTACGCCCGCCCGTTCGTGATGCTCTGGCTGCCGCCCGAGTTCGAGGCCTCCTCCGAAGTCATGCGAATTCTGGCGATCGGCTCGGCGTTCTTTGTTCCCCAGATCATTGGCAACGCCGTGCTTTTTGGAATTGATCGTCACGGGCTCATACTACAAGTTCTGGTTGTGGAGAGCGTGACCAAAATTGCATTCTCTCTCTTGCTGATTCCCAAATACGGACTGATCGGTATGGCCTGCGCTGCGGCCCTGCCCCAACTCGTACTATACCTGACTATGTACCCGATACTGATCAGCCGCGCGCTGGGCCTGTCAGTGATCCATATTCTCATGTCCGGCGTTCGCTCAGGATTCCTGGCGATGTTCGCCACACTGCCGGTGGCGGTGCTTATTCGCACAATTGTTCCACCCTTCTCGTGGGGAGCGTTTATCATAAATGTATTGACAGTATCGCTGGCAGCGAGTGTGGGTGGGTGGTTTGTGCTTGCGCCTTCGGATCGCGCGCGGATTAAGAACCAAATTCGCCGGGACAGCCACGCCACCTGA
- a CDS encoding MotA/TolQ/ExbB proton channel family protein codes for MVKQTLFVTLNAVVAFAIGFGLFYGVFRTSESPIIHSIYQGGPLVVVLIMILIMLLVFVIERYFSLYAVAKGKSSVQVFFKKLITLLQNNDYDGALAACDKQRGTTANVLRAGIERYREVKDNNGIDAEKKITLTQTAIEEANALEGPLLERNLIALSTIASIATMVGLLGTTIGMIRAFAATGNVEGGVIDATQLAVGISEALVNTAGGLISGILGIFFYNFFVNKVDAFNYTTDEATFEVIQLLKAKEAKS; via the coding sequence GTGGTTAAACAGACGCTATTCGTCACACTGAACGCCGTCGTGGCGTTCGCCATCGGCTTTGGGCTTTTTTATGGCGTATTCAGAACGTCGGAGTCGCCGATCATCCACTCGATCTACCAGGGCGGACCCCTGGTTGTCGTGCTGATCATGATTCTGATCATGCTCCTCGTGTTCGTGATCGAGCGGTACTTTTCCCTTTACGCTGTGGCCAAGGGGAAAAGTTCCGTCCAGGTGTTCTTCAAGAAGCTGATCACGCTCCTGCAGAACAACGATTACGACGGCGCCCTGGCGGCCTGTGACAAACAGCGCGGCACGACCGCCAACGTACTTCGAGCCGGTATCGAGCGGTATCGCGAAGTCAAAGACAATAACGGCATCGACGCCGAAAAGAAGATCACGTTAACTCAGACAGCCATCGAAGAGGCCAACGCCCTCGAAGGTCCGCTACTGGAACGCAACCTGATCGCTCTCTCTACAATCGCGTCTATCGCCACCATGGTCGGCCTGCTCGGCACCACGATCGGCATGATCCGCGCTTTTGCGGCGACCGGTAATGTCGAGGGCGGTGTGATTGACGCCACCCAGTTGGCAGTCGGTATTTCCGAGGCGCTGGTCAATACGGCCGGCGGACTGATCTCAGGTATTCTCGGAATCTTCTTCTATAATTTCTTTGTTAACAAAGTAGACGCGTTTAACTACACGACCGACGAGGCCACGTTCGAGGTGATCCAGTTGCTCAAGGCGAAAGAGGCCAAGTCCTAA
- a CDS encoding tetratricopeptide repeat protein yields the protein MRQNILAAALWLAAASIVLPTGASAETLDQNAQAALDAGDTAAAVAHIEKAIQTDPTYHYNYHVLGLISCRRGDFRKALGYFQSAVEKKKKHYESLFYLGQCQLQVEDLDGAQKSFAEGLKKAREMKDRFEYGMGLVFMARKEYQEADRSLRRAVAADSTRAEYHIALGDVNFYQGVPALAVSEYEIAHALDTAGTEVYFHWAEACLENKDYTCAIDKLRIVLSRDSTFAPAWNRAGGIYFKAGLSSRVREDRLQRFADAIGSYERYIQLANVQPDSTTVRAFFETAMAYANIFRYEEALPYFEKVLAIPYEPRDIYFHYGKALWGVKQYDRAAELMEKHEAWAASQDDNASRVDQAELYKILGDCYFYSQPKRYSEAVGYYRKSLDADANQPRVLQNLAVALHTLERYGEAMHYYELRKAAGVDSASATILKNASLCALRIAGDESGAMDDEGLLEEDQAAAGSVVDTFTNPSLNYYQVAVDYMKQYLNFMPNDTSTYERLANTYLYQLQDCANGVAACERVLALDPNNCQAKKSIGFAYFTGSICGKDLSKTLKYMLQAQECLSAKGPCTDVALMTWIAQAYHLRAVAGTADANSDYKNAFEWYGRVLKCDPNNAEARKGADDTQFEFN from the coding sequence TTGAGACAGAACATCTTAGCAGCAGCATTGTGGTTGGCGGCGGCCTCGATAGTGCTCCCCACGGGGGCCTCGGCTGAGACTCTCGACCAGAATGCGCAGGCGGCCCTCGACGCCGGTGATACGGCGGCCGCTGTTGCTCATATCGAAAAAGCTATCCAGACCGATCCGACCTACCATTACAACTACCATGTGCTCGGCTTGATCTCGTGTCGCCGAGGTGATTTCCGAAAGGCCCTCGGATACTTTCAATCGGCGGTGGAGAAAAAGAAGAAGCACTACGAATCGCTTTTCTATCTCGGACAGTGCCAGCTCCAGGTTGAAGACCTCGATGGCGCCCAGAAGTCTTTCGCGGAAGGCTTGAAAAAAGCCCGCGAAATGAAAGACCGTTTCGAGTACGGTATGGGCCTGGTGTTCATGGCGCGCAAGGAATACCAGGAGGCGGATCGCTCACTGCGGCGCGCGGTGGCCGCCGATTCCACTCGGGCGGAGTACCACATCGCTCTGGGTGATGTCAACTTTTACCAGGGTGTACCGGCGCTGGCGGTAAGCGAGTACGAAATCGCCCATGCTCTGGATACGGCCGGAACCGAGGTATACTTCCACTGGGCTGAGGCCTGTCTCGAGAACAAAGATTACACCTGTGCAATAGATAAGCTCCGTATCGTGTTGTCGCGCGACTCGACATTCGCGCCCGCTTGGAACCGGGCCGGCGGTATCTACTTCAAAGCGGGGTTATCGTCACGCGTTCGCGAAGACCGCCTCCAGCGCTTTGCCGACGCGATAGGGTCGTACGAGCGCTATATCCAGTTGGCCAATGTCCAGCCCGATTCTACCACCGTGCGGGCGTTTTTCGAAACAGCTATGGCGTATGCCAACATCTTCCGCTATGAAGAGGCGCTGCCGTACTTTGAGAAGGTCCTGGCCATTCCCTACGAGCCGCGTGATATCTACTTCCACTACGGCAAGGCACTCTGGGGGGTCAAGCAGTATGACCGCGCTGCTGAGCTGATGGAGAAACACGAGGCATGGGCGGCGTCACAAGACGACAATGCCTCGCGTGTCGACCAGGCGGAACTCTACAAGATTCTTGGGGATTGCTACTTCTACAGCCAGCCCAAGCGGTACTCGGAAGCGGTCGGATACTACCGCAAATCGCTTGACGCCGACGCTAACCAGCCGCGCGTACTGCAGAACCTGGCGGTAGCGCTGCATACGCTCGAACGCTACGGCGAGGCGATGCATTACTACGAGCTCCGCAAAGCCGCCGGTGTCGACAGCGCCTCGGCCACCATTCTCAAGAACGCGTCGCTCTGTGCCTTGCGCATCGCCGGAGATGAGTCCGGGGCTATGGACGACGAGGGTTTGCTTGAAGAGGACCAGGCTGCCGCTGGCAGTGTCGTCGATACGTTCACGAACCCGTCGCTCAACTACTATCAGGTGGCGGTAGATTACATGAAGCAGTATCTGAATTTCATGCCCAACGATACCTCCACTTACGAGCGCCTGGCCAACACTTACCTGTACCAGCTTCAGGACTGCGCCAACGGTGTGGCCGCCTGCGAGCGGGTGCTGGCGCTGGACCCGAACAATTGTCAGGCCAAAAAGTCGATCGGTTTCGCTTATTTCACCGGCAGTATCTGCGGGAAGGATCTGAGCAAGACCCTCAAATACATGCTGCAGGCGCAGGAGTGTCTCTCCGCCAAGGGGCCGTGCACGGATGTCGCGCTCATGACCTGGATCGCCCAGGCGTACCACCTTCGGGCGGTGGCCGGCACCGCCGACGCGAACAGCGATTACAAGAACGCCTTTGAATGGTACGGCCGCGTCTTGAAGTGTGACCCTAACAACGCTGAGGCCAGGAAGGGCGCCGACGATACCCAATTCGAATTCAATTGA
- a CDS encoding biopolymer transporter ExbD → MAIKKKRRISIRIDMTPMVDIAFLLLIFYMATTTFKPPEARAVDLPESHSQIELPDKDIINLTVTKDDSVYVDFVKEVEVEIEGQLITTKGRIVRKVDIYNVAPELLRARGEQFRALVVVKADHKANFGLMQDIMKQMQENQLNRFLIITDHEVES, encoded by the coding sequence ATGGCTATTAAGAAAAAACGCCGGATTTCCATCCGGATTGACATGACGCCGATGGTGGATATCGCCTTTCTCTTGCTGATATTCTACATGGCGACCACCACGTTCAAACCACCGGAAGCGCGCGCGGTCGATCTGCCGGAGTCGCACTCCCAGATCGAGCTTCCCGACAAAGACATCATCAACCTGACCGTCACCAAGGACGACTCGGTCTATGTCGATTTCGTCAAGGAAGTTGAGGTGGAAATCGAGGGTCAGTTGATAACGACCAAGGGGCGCATCGTGCGCAAAGTCGACATATACAACGTTGCCCCCGAGTTGTTGCGCGCCCGCGGCGAGCAGTTCCGCGCCCTGGTAGTGGTGAAAGCCGACCACAAGGCGAATTTTGGATTGATGCAGGATATCATGAAACAGATGCAGGAAAACCAACTGAACCGTTTCCTGATAATCACTGACCACGAGGTGGAAAGCTGA
- a CDS encoding TonB family protein → MASNESALYSPYGAYELKAKYQRNFMFGTLATTTFILLILVVAWLIQQMGGEEAINTEPVRITTVADLGPPPTLAKKPPQVQVNQPNVAAPKVGIPTPVADDEVMDEDVVLATREEMADIVAPDIVSDGSSQDIVVDIAEEDYLPSMDEFVPVEVPAEMIYEEMPEYPRLAKDAGLEGRVWIKALVGKDGSVKDAAVYKSSGTPLLDDAALKSAPKNKFKPAIQNGRPVAMWVTYKVDFVIKQ, encoded by the coding sequence ATGGCAAGTAATGAATCGGCCCTGTATTCACCGTACGGAGCCTATGAACTGAAGGCGAAGTACCAGCGCAATTTCATGTTTGGGACGCTGGCCACGACTACGTTCATACTGCTCATTCTCGTTGTCGCCTGGCTGATTCAGCAGATGGGCGGCGAGGAAGCAATCAACACGGAGCCGGTCAGGATCACGACTGTGGCCGACCTCGGCCCGCCGCCGACCCTGGCCAAGAAACCGCCGCAGGTCCAGGTCAACCAGCCTAACGTAGCGGCACCTAAAGTTGGTATCCCGACTCCGGTAGCTGACGACGAGGTCATGGACGAAGATGTCGTGCTGGCCACTCGTGAAGAGATGGCGGACATCGTGGCGCCGGATATTGTGTCCGACGGTTCCTCGCAGGATATCGTGGTCGATATCGCCGAGGAAGACTACCTGCCGTCAATGGACGAGTTCGTGCCGGTAGAGGTACCGGCCGAGATGATCTACGAAGAGATGCCGGAGTATCCGCGCCTGGCCAAGGACGCCGGCCTGGAGGGGAGGGTCTGGATAAAAGCTCTGGTTGGCAAAGACGGTTCGGTCAAGGATGCGGCGGTTTACAAGTCGTCGGGGACGCCGCTTCTCGACGATGCTGCCCTGAAGTCCGCACCGAAGAACAAATTCAAGCCGGCCATTCAGAACGGACGTCCAGTAGCGATGTGGGTGACATACAAAGTAGATTTCGTTATTAAGCAATAG
- a CDS encoding S9 family peptidase: MERKTKTSRHKMSVQDLFRLRLVTGLALSPDEKRIAYCVERIDEKSNKYFQNIFMLDIASGTSTQFTHGDHSDGQPVWSHDGSRIAFVSTRDKKTGIYVMPSAGGAEKRLLEIEGSVGSLQWTPDGRHLVFALRYKDSHFIEDEKKKAEAPVFRHITRLYYRLDGEGFLPKDRYQVYVLGVADAKPRKLTSGARDNHSPNVSRDGRWVAFVSNRSKNPDLDMLRDDLFMIPLGGGRERRVPTPPGPISSPRFSPDGRRIAYIGHDNPDDAWGVTNLHVWMVGVNGRPAAHDLMPMFDRMAIDQTIHDTGDLHGENPLYWSADSKQLYFHSSDTGANNLFSVPARGGKPTRIYRGDCHIKGFSIAGRARVAAALHADLKNPGDIVVCPLKYGAEKQARRLTDMNPFLRSDIQPSAMREVWFKSFDGTEVQGWLVLPPGFKRSRRYPAILEIHGGPRTEYGYTFFHEMQYLAASGYVVLYTNPRGGSGRGEMWADAIAGGWGDLDYKDCMAAADWLERQSFVDPKRLGLTGGSYGGYMTNWIIGHTHRFKAAVTQRSVVELKSFFGSSDIGYELEREFAGRPWTNPENYEKCSPITYFRHVKTPVLILHNEQDLRCNIEQAEQMYTMLKVLGKTVEMVRFPEEPHGLSRHGRPDRRAARLEWIRRWFDAYLKR, encoded by the coding sequence GTGGAACGCAAGACCAAGACCTCCCGCCACAAGATGTCAGTGCAGGATCTGTTTCGCCTGAGACTTGTCACCGGGCTGGCACTGTCGCCCGACGAAAAGAGAATCGCATACTGCGTAGAACGCATCGACGAGAAGTCCAACAAGTACTTCCAGAATATATTTATGCTCGACATCGCCTCGGGCACGTCGACCCAGTTCACCCACGGCGACCATAGCGACGGCCAGCCGGTGTGGTCACACGACGGCAGCCGTATCGCCTTCGTATCGACCCGCGACAAGAAAACCGGCATCTACGTGATGCCGTCGGCGGGCGGGGCTGAGAAACGGTTGCTCGAAATAGAGGGATCGGTGGGATCGCTGCAATGGACCCCTGACGGCCGCCACCTGGTGTTCGCCCTTCGCTACAAAGACTCGCATTTCATCGAGGATGAAAAGAAGAAGGCCGAAGCTCCGGTCTTCAGACACATCACCCGCCTGTATTACCGCCTCGACGGTGAGGGGTTTCTTCCTAAGGATCGATATCAGGTGTACGTCCTGGGGGTAGCCGACGCTAAACCAAGAAAGCTGACCTCAGGCGCTCGTGACAATCACTCTCCCAACGTGTCACGCGATGGCCGTTGGGTGGCCTTCGTGTCAAACCGGTCGAAGAATCCTGACCTTGACATGCTCCGTGATGATCTCTTCATGATTCCTCTAGGAGGCGGCAGGGAACGGCGGGTTCCTACTCCGCCGGGACCAATTAGTTCGCCTCGCTTCTCACCCGACGGTCGCAGGATCGCTTATATCGGCCACGACAACCCGGACGATGCCTGGGGAGTCACTAATCTCCACGTGTGGATGGTCGGTGTGAACGGCAGACCGGCGGCGCACGATTTGATGCCGATGTTCGACCGGATGGCGATTGATCAAACCATTCATGATACCGGCGATCTCCACGGAGAGAACCCGCTTTACTGGTCTGCTGATTCCAAACAACTGTACTTCCACAGTTCCGACACCGGCGCCAACAATCTCTTCTCGGTTCCGGCGCGCGGCGGAAAACCGACTCGGATTTACCGGGGTGACTGCCACATCAAAGGTTTCTCTATAGCGGGGAGGGCGCGTGTCGCCGCGGCCTTGCATGCTGACCTGAAGAACCCCGGAGACATAGTGGTCTGCCCGCTGAAATACGGCGCCGAGAAACAGGCGCGACGGCTAACCGATATGAATCCGTTCCTGCGGTCGGATATCCAGCCCAGCGCGATGCGCGAAGTCTGGTTTAAATCGTTCGACGGTACCGAGGTACAGGGCTGGCTCGTACTTCCGCCCGGATTCAAGCGCAGCCGCCGCTATCCCGCGATCCTCGAGATTCACGGCGGCCCCCGCACCGAGTACGGCTACACATTCTTTCACGAGATGCAGTACCTCGCAGCTTCAGGATATGTTGTCCTGTACACCAATCCAAGAGGGGGCTCGGGCCGGGGCGAGATGTGGGCCGACGCGATCGCCGGCGGCTGGGGCGATCTCGACTACAAAGACTGCATGGCCGCAGCCGACTGGCTGGAACGCCAGAGTTTCGTGGATCCCAAACGTCTTGGACTTACAGGCGGATCCTACGGCGGGTATATGACCAACTGGATTATCGGCCACACCCATCGGTTCAAAGCGGCCGTGACCCAACGGTCCGTGGTGGAACTAAAGTCGTTCTTCGGGTCCTCAGACATCGGCTACGAGCTCGAAAGGGAATTCGCAGGCCGTCCGTGGACCAATCCCGAAAACTACGAAAAGTGCTCGCCTATAACCTACTTCCGTCATGTGAAGACACCGGTGCTGATTCTCCACAACGAACAGGATTTGCGCTGCAACATCGAGCAGGCGGAGCAGATGTACACCATGCTGAAAGTTCTTGGCAAGACTGTCGAAATGGTCAGATTCCCGGAGGAACCGCACGGTCTTTCGCGGCACGGGCGGCCGGATCGCCGAGCGGCAAGACTGGAATGGATAAGGAGATGGTTTGACGCATACCTGAAAAGGTGA